A window of the Amblyraja radiata isolate CabotCenter1 chromosome 5, sAmbRad1.1.pri, whole genome shotgun sequence genome harbors these coding sequences:
- the pou3f2 gene encoding POU domain, class 3, transcription factor 2 gives MATTASNHYITSGNILTSNSIVHAAEPGSMQQGTAYRDAQKLVQNDYMQSNGHPLSHAHQWLTALSHAEGSPWSAGVAASPLGQQDIKPTVQTGRDELHSGGTLHHRPPHMVHQHGNHHGAWGNATSPHIPSLASNGQSLIYSQPGFTVNGMINPASTQGMHHGLREAHEEHHHGDHGQHHQQQHQQQQQQHQQQQQQQQHHQHQGHEHSDEDTPTSDDLEQFAKQFKQRRIKLGFTQADVGLALGTLYGNVFSQTTICRFEALQLSFKNMCKLKPLLNKWLEEADSTSGSPTSIDKIAAQGRKRKKRTSIEVSVKGALESHFLKCPKPSAPEITSLADSLQLEKEVVRVWFCNRRQKEKRMTPPGGAHPGAEDVYGARDTPPSHHGVQTSVQ, from the coding sequence ATGGCGACCACAGCATCAAATCATTACATTACGAGCGGCAATATCCTCACCTCCAACTCCATCGTGCACGCCGCCGAGCCGGGGAGCATGCAACAAGGGACAGCCTACAGGGATGCACAGAAACTGGTCCAGAATGATTACATGCAAAGCAATGGGCACCCTCTCAGCCACGCTCACCAATGGTTAACCGCTCTCTCACACGCCGAGGGATCTCCGTGGTCGGCCGGCGTGGCGGCCAGTCCCCTCGGCCAGCAAGACATCAAGCCCACGGTGCAAACGGGGAGGGACGAACTCCACAGTGGGGGCACTTTGCACCACCGGCCGCCTCACATGGTGCACCAGCACGGCAACCACCACGGTGCATGGGGCAACGCCACCTCACCCCACATCCCCAGCTTGGCATCCAACGGCCAAAGTCTCATCTACTCGCAGCCGGGCTTCACGGTCAATGGCATGATCAACCCGGCATCGACCCAAGGCATGCACCATGGGCTGAGGGAAGCCCACGAGGAGCATCACCACGGGGACCACGGTCAACATCACCAACAGcaacatcagcagcagcagcagcagcaccagcagcagcagcagcagcagcagcaccaccaGCATCAGGGTCACGAGCACTCGGACGAGGACACCCCTACCTCGGACGACTTGGAACAGTTCGCCAAGCAGTTCAAACAGAGGAGGATCAAGCTAGGATTTACCCAAGCCGACGTGGGACTAGCTCTTGGGACGCTCTACGGCAATGTCTTCTCGCAGACTACCATCTGCAGGTTCGAAGCGCTTCAGCTGAGCTTTAAAAACATGTGCAAACTCAAACCCTTGTTGAACAAGTGGCTGGAGGAGGCCGACTCGACGTCCGGAAGCCCCACCAGCATAGACAAAATCGCTGCCCAAGGCAGAAAGAGGAAAAAGAGGACCTCGATCGAGGTGAGCGTCAAGGGAGCTTTGGAGAGTCATTTTTTGAAGTGCCCGAAGCCCTCGGCCCCGGAGATCACTTCTCTGGCGGACAGTCTGCAGCTGGAGAAAGAGGTGGTCAGGGTTTGGTTTTGTAACAGAAGACAAAAAGAGAAACGAATGACTCCTCCCGGAGGAGCACACCCCGGAGCCGAGGATGTATATGGGGCGAGGGACACCCCGCCGTCACACCATGGGGTTCAGACTTCTGTACAGTGA